Within the Corallococcus exiguus genome, the region TCGCCCTGGAGTGAGAAAGATCGGGTCACTTGCCATGAGGCCCGTGAGGGTCCATGTCCCCGTCGCTGGATCGTAGAGTTCCGCAGTCGAGAGAGACCGGAGGGTAGGCCAGACAGTGCTGAAGCCCATGCCGCCTACGGCAAGGATCTTGCCATTCTTCAGCAAGGTCAAAGAGTGATTGCTGCGGCCGTCCTTCATGTCGCCCGTCGTGGACCAGGTGCCTGTCGATGGGTCATAGAGCGCGGAGAAGGCCGTGTGGATTTGGCCCTCGGTCGAGCCTCCCGTGACAAGCACCTTGCCGTTGCCCAGCAGGACTGCTCGATGGCTCTCCCTACGGAGCCCTGGGAGGTTTGCCGTGGCGGTCCACGTCCCCGTGGTGGGATCGTAGAGTTCCGCGGTCGCGGCGGTCCCGCTGTTGCCTCCCACGACCAGAACCTTGCCATTGCCAAGCCGGGTGGCCGTGTGCCGCCAACGTGTCGCGGCCATTGAGCCCGATGGAGTCCAGTTCCCCGTCGCCGGGTCGTACAATTCAGACACCTGGAGCAATTGAGGCGTCTGTCCTGTGACGTACTTGTACCCACCTGCGACGAGCACCTTGCCGTTCAGGAGCAGGGTCGCTGTGTGGAACTCGCGGGGGGTGATCATCGAGCCCGTGGTCTCCATTCCGGAGACGATGTCATCGCTGCGTGCGGCGAGGTGCGGAGCCGTGCTTCCGGCCGCGGTGGGATCGCATCCCGAGGACAAGAGCATCAGGCCCGAGAGCAGCCAGGGCAGGGGGAACTTCAAGGACATGGATTCTCCGACTGGGTTCAGGTGAACAGGGAATGACTGGGTTTACACAGTCGGTTGCAAAGGGATTGCCAGGGGGCCTCATCCCGCGCTGTGACAGGGATTCCCTGGCGTCCTCTTCACGCAAACGTCCCAGGGCGGAGACGGGACGTCCGGGACCGCGGACGGACGCCGACCGCGTCGCCAATCGGCGCCACAGTGAAAGCGCTCAACCTTTGGGCTGCCGGTATCCGACCTGTCCCTGCATCTGGCAGGCCCAGGTCGGTTCGCACTCTCCGGTTCTTCACTCCCGGTCTTTCCGGACGGGTGCGCGCGACCCGCGCCTGCGCTACATGGGGCCGCATGGCGGACCTCCTACCTGCGGCGTCCCTCAAATCCCGGGCGGCGTCCCTCGCCGCCGAGGGGAAGCTGGAAGCGGCCCTGGCCGGCTACCAGGACGCGCTGCGCGCGGACCCCGGCGACCCGGAGCTGCACCAGCGCGTCGCGGAGCTGCTCGAGTGGCTGGAGCGCACGCCGGAGGCCGCCCACGCCTACGACGACGCGGCGCTTGCCTGGACCCGCGCGGGAGGGCTCCTGCGCGCGGTGGCCGCCACGGTGCTGTCGCGAGGCCTGCGGGGCGCGCGTCCCAAGACGGTGCGTGCCCTGGCGGATCGCTTCGCCCTGCCGCCCGGCGCCCTGGCCCCCACCTTCGCCTGGGTGCCCGACGGCAAGGACCCGGGCGTGCCCGTCCTGTCCGGTGTGGGGCGCGACGCCTTCGTGGCGCTGGTGGAGGCGCTGGAGGTGCGCGCCTTCTGGCCGGGCCAGCGCGTGGTGGAGGAGGGGCAGCCGGGCGACTCCATGTTCGCGCTGGTGGAGGGCCGCGCGGAGGTGACGCGCCGGGTGGAGGGCAACGCGCGCCAGGTCGTGGCCACGCTGGGGCCAGGGGACTTCTTCGGCGAGGTGGCGCTGGTGTCCGA harbors:
- a CDS encoding cyclic nucleotide-binding domain-containing protein, whose translation is MADLLPAASLKSRAASLAAEGKLEAALAGYQDALRADPGDPELHQRVAELLEWLERTPEAAHAYDDAALAWTRAGGLLRAVAATVLSRGLRGARPKTVRALADRFALPPGALAPTFAWVPDGKDPGVPVLSGVGRDAFVALVEALEVRAFWPGQRVVEEGQPGDSMFALVEGRAEVTRRVEGNARQVVATLGPGDFFGEVALVSEGPRLASVEVPERSVLLEFKRSSLSRVSAAHPEVEAAVQAYYQRRLVDNLLRTSPLFTNLSPALKQAMSREFDLRAVPAGQVLLTQGQPGDAFYLLLRGQCQLSLEQPGRIVLLPELREGDVFGEISLLLDKPVSATVRTKTPCVVLRLERAAFERHVVSQPGLKGQLMRMGTERLQQTAKALFV